One window of the Anopheles cruzii chromosome 2, idAnoCruzAS_RS32_06, whole genome shotgun sequence genome contains the following:
- the LOC128269471 gene encoding retinol dehydrogenase 12 isoform X1 — translation MSVSLLYLLVPVGVGAGLYIIRKLREWQWGWVRSNSSLRDKVYIITGANTGLGFETAQALAARQATVIMACRSMERAGEAISRIRQHTPEGELIPLELDLASFESIRAFCEKVKSHHPSFDCLINNAGLAVQRPQYTHEKHEVHYGVNHLGHFLLVDLLKDNIRANGARVVVVSSKMHERGRIDFEHLGQWMERGPRDRTNNLYNNSKLMNFYFARELYKQGYNVHVLCPGLCHTDFFRDYNPKWYHYVLFSPIVLLFLRSARQGAQNIIHCATDNVNTDEKNPLTGYFVTNVQQTKSKSKFDEETSERLWKESLKAISD, via the exons ATGTCCGTCTCGCTCCTCTACCTCCTGgtgccggtcggtgtcggcgcCGGTCTCTACATCATCCGCAAGCTGCGCGAGTGGCAGTGGGGCTGGGTACGCAGCAACAGCTCTCTGCGCGACAAAGTCTACATTATCACCGGTGCCAACACGGGGCTCGGTTTCGAGACCGCTCAAGCGTTGGCCGCACGCCAAGCGACCGTCATCATGGCTTGCCGTAGTATGGAGCGTGCCGGGGAAGCGATCAGTCGCATCCGCCAGCACACACCGGAAGGGGAGCTCATCCCGCTCGAGCTCGACCTAGCGTCGTTCGAATCGATCCGCGCCTTTTGCGAGAAGGTGAAAAGTCACCACCCTTCGTTCGATTGTCTCATCAATAATGCGGGTCTGGCCGTGCAACGGCCCCAGTATACGCACGAAAAGCATGAGGTACACTACGGCGTTAACCATCTCGGACACTTTCTGCTGGTGGATCTGCTGAAGGATAATATCCGCGCGAACGGAGCCCGCGTTGTGGTGGTGTCGTCCAAGATGCACGAAAGGGGACGAATCGACTTCGAGCACCTGGGCCAGTGGATGGAACGGGGGCCACGCGATCGGACCAACAATCTGTACAACAACTCGAAGCTGATGAACTTTTACTTTGCGCGCGAACTGTACAAACAGGGCTACAACGTGCACGTACTCTGTCCGGGCCTTTGCCATACGGACTTTTTCCGCGACTACAACCCCAAATGGTACCACTACGTACTGTTTTCCCCGATCGTGCTGCTGTTCTTGCGTTCCGCCCGTCAG GGTGCCCAAAATATCATCCACTGTGCGACGGACAACGTGAACACGGACGAGAAGAACCCGCTCACGGGCTACTTTGTGACGAACGTTCAGCAAACGAAATCCAAGAGCAAATTCGATGAGGAAACCTCCGAACGACTGTGGAAAGAAAGCCTGAAGGCAATTAGCGACTAA
- the LOC128269471 gene encoding uncharacterized protein LOC128269471 isoform X3: MPKKSGRKHAATMAAQEPEPVPPPESLPDERMNDGDDWAASRQAMSAMAWLLFYSTAMFTLPFVAFYGTRYGLSHCLQIEGFPNTCGSVAAAVLVVNIIIMLYALRGYEDAQEDDRQAGGTTEEPEASTKQKKKSN; encoded by the coding sequence ATGCCGAAGAAAAGCGGTCGGAAACATGCGGCAACGATGGCCGCACAAGAACCGGAGCCAGTGCCACCGCCAGAATCGCTGCCTGACGAGCGGAtgaacgacggcgacgattgGGCGGCATCACGTCAAGCCATGTCGGCCATGGCCTGGCTCCTGTTTTACAGCACGGCGATGTTCACGTTACCGTTTGTGGCATTCTACGGCACGCGGTACGGCTTGAGCCACTGTCTGCAGATCGAAGGATTCCCGAACACGTGCGGCTCGGTGGCCGCTGCCGTGCTGGTggtcaacatcatcatcatgctgtACGCGCTGAGGGGCTACGAAGATGCCCAGGAAGACGACCGGCAAGCTGGCGGAACGACCGAGGAACCGGAAGCGTCgacgaagcagaaaaagaagtcCAACTAA
- the LOC128267057 gene encoding retinol dehydrogenase 14-like, with protein sequence MSEAFLQMPFIPSEVPLLSACATGFAGSIVLLRLYKLRKWGRVRSTFSLRGKTFLITGANTGLGYETTKALARRHATVVMACRNMSKARAAIANLEAELGPETVGGSLIPMQLNLASFQSVRQFAGELERTIPRLDCLVNNAGLAARTPEFTDEGYEIHYGVNHLGQFLLVDLLKKRLLEQGTRVVVVSSRMHEIEAEIDFDNLGRWVEYDSRLNRLYNNSKLMNFYYGRELYKRGFNVHVLCPGLCHTDFFRHYEPKWYHYLLFSPIVWLMLRSGEQGAQNIIFAATESVTTPERNPVTGYFISNVRMRRSKFHFDEETSARLWDESVRAIEGRDGTVEKAH encoded by the exons ATGTCCGAAGCCTTCCTTCAAATGCCTTTCATCCCATCGGAGGTACCGTTGCTGTCGGCTTGTGCCACCGGGTTCGCCGGTTCGATCGTGCTTCTTCGGCTGTACAAACTACGCAAATGGGGCCGCGTACGGTCCACGTTTTCGTTGCGTGGCAAAACTTTCCTCATCACCGGTGCCAATACGGGGCTCGGATACGAAACGACAAAAGCCCTCGCACGCCGGCATGCCACGGTCGTGATGGCGTGCCGCAACATGTCCAAAGCGCGAGCGGCTATTGCGAATCTCGAAGCGGAACTTGGCCCCGAAACGGTTGGTGGTTCGCTCATCCCCATGCAGCTCAATCTAGCCTCGTTCCAGTCCGTGCGTCAGTTTGCCGGTGAGCTCGAACGGACCATTCCCCGGTTGGACTGTCTGGTGAACAATGCTGGACTTGCGGCGCGGACACCGGAGTTTACCGACGAAGGCTACGAGATACACTACGGTGTGAACCATTTGGGTCAGTTCCTGCTGGTGGATCTGCTAAAGAAGCGCCTTCTGGAGCAGGGGACACGAGTCGTGGTGGTGTCTTCACGAATGCACGAGATCGAAGCGGAGATCGATTTCGATAATCTTGGCCGATGGGTCGAGTATGACAGTCGATTGAACCGGCTGTACAACAACTCAAAGCTGATGAATTTCTACTATGGCCGCGAGCTCTACAAGCGGGGCTTCAACGTGCACGTGCTCTGTCCCGGCCTTTGCCATACGGACTTCTTCCGCCATTACGAACCGAAGTGGTATCACTACCTGCTTTTCTCACCGATCGTATGGCTAATGCTGCGCAGTGGCGAACAG GGGGCCCAAAATATCATCTTCGCTGCCACGGAAAGTGTCACGACTCCGGAGCGTAACCCCGTCACCGGATACTTCATATCGAACGTCAGAATGCGTCGTTCCAAGTTCCACTTCGATGAAGAAACCTCCGCTCGGTTGTGGGATGAAAGTGTCCGCGCAATCGAAGGAAGAGACGGGACGGTTGAAAAGGCTCACTAG
- the LOC128269471 gene encoding trafficking protein particle complex subunit 2-like protein isoform X2 — protein sequence MCACVAIIGKDNAPLYIATANADKEIELQFLVHASLDVIDEKCATNQKQTADGRELYLGSLISTELYKIYGYVTNTKIKFVIVIDSSNTSFRENEVRAMFRNLHNLYTDAVCNPFYTPGEPLTSKSFDRSVRSVITSN from the coding sequence ATGTGTGCCTGCGTGGCCATCATCGGGAAGGACAATGCCCCGCTGTACATCGCTACGGCGAACGCGGACAAGGAGATAGAACTGCAGTTTCTGGTGCACGCATCGTTGGACGTGATCGATGAAAAGTGCGCCACGAACCAGAAACAGACGGCCGACGGTCGGGAGCTGTACCTCGGTTCGCTCATCTCGACCGAGCTGTACAAAATCTACGGCTACGTAACGAACACCAAAATCAAGTTCGTGATCGTAATCGATTCGAGCAACACGTCGTTCCGTGAGAACGAGGTCCGTGCAATGTTCCGCAATCTGCACAACCTCTACACGGACGCCGTATGCAACCCATTCTACACCCCCGGCGAGCCGCTCACCTCAAAGAGCTTCGATCGCTCCGTGCGCAGTGTCATTACTTCGAACTGA
- the LOC128268016 gene encoding probable deoxyhypusine synthase: MDNTAEPPVAKEAVLQESTKLPADTPKVHGYDWNNGYDYEKLFSTYVHSGFQATNLGLAIEEINKMIAARRIPLPEDKFDEHEEDEFIRRRSSCTIFLGYTSNMVSAGVRETIRFLAEHRMIDCIVTTAGGIEEDLIKCLAPTFLGSFELDGRELRERGINRIGNLLVPNENYCKFENWVIPLLDEMLVEQRTRGTLWTPSKVIARLGERINDESSIYYWAAKNRIPVFSPALTDGSLGDMMYFHSYRNPGLVVDIVSDLRRLNTMAVKAVQSGMIIIGGGVIKHHICNANLMRNGADYSVFVNTASEYDGSDSGARPDEAISWGKIKKDATPVKVYAEASLVFPILVGETFVKDHFRTK, from the exons ATGGACAACACCGCGGAACCGCCAGTTGCTAAGGAAGCTGTGCTGCAGGAAAGCACAAAACTACCAGCGGACACCCCGAAAGTGCACGGTTACGATTGGAACAATGGGTATGACTACGAAAAGCTGTTCAGCACATACGTTCACAGTGGTTTTCAGGCAACGAATCTTGGCCTGGCAATCGAGgaaatcaacaaaatg ATTGCTGCACGTCGCATTCCTCTCCCCGAAGACAAGTTTGACGAGCACGAGGAGGACGAATTCATCCGGCGCCGGTCGAGTTGTACTATCTTTTTGGGCTACACCTCCAACATGGTTTCGGCCGGTGTACGAGAAACGATCCGATTCTTGGCAGAGCACCGTATGATCGATTGCATTGTCACCACGGCGGGTGGCATCGAGGAAGATCTTATCAAGTGCCTTGCACCAACGTTTCTCGGTTCGTTTGAGTTGGACGGACGAGAGCTGCGCGAACGGGGCATTAATAGGATCGGCAATCTGTTGGTACCGAACGAAAACTACTGTAAATTCGAAAACTGGGTCATACCGCTGCTGGATGAGATGCTCGTTGAACAAAGGACGCGAGGAACACTTTGGACACCATCCAAAGTAATTGCACGGCTTGGCGAACGGATCAACGACGAATCGTCGATCTATTACTGGGCCGCAAAGAACCGTATCCCAGTGTTCAGTCCGGCCCTGACGGACGGCAGCCTCGGGGACATGATGTACTTTCACTCGTACCGGAATCCGGGCCTAGTGGTCGACATTGTGTCCGACTTGCGGCGGCTCAATACGATGGCCGTAAAAGCGGTTCAATCCGGAATGATTATTATCGGCGGTGGCGTGATAAAGCACCACATTTGCAACGCGAATCTGATGCGTAACGGCGCGGACTATTCCGTGTTCGTTAACACTGCGTCCGAGTACGATGGAAGCGATAGTGGTGCGCGGCCGGATGAGGCCATATCGTGGGGTAAAATCAAAAAGGATGCAACGCCGGTGAAGGTGTACGCGGAGGCCAGCTTGGTGTTTCCTATACTAGTTGGTGAAACATTCGTGAAGGACCACTTCCGTACGAAATAA